A genome region from Gammaproteobacteria bacterium includes the following:
- the mnmA gene encoding tRNA 2-thiouridine(34) synthase MnmA, translating into MPEKNTPVVVGISGGVDSSIAAWRLKEQGHDVIGLFMKNWEEDDDESYCAAAEDLEIAQRVCRQLDVPLHTVNFSHEYWERVFKIFLQQYQAGRTPNPDVLCNREIKFREFLDHADRLGAKYIATGHYAQIDSNRATLSLLKGNDPCKDQSYFLYTLGQAELQHTLFPIGAMLKSEVRQKARSLGLPNADRKDSTGICFIGERRFTDFLSRYLPPCPGQIRTLDNTVVGQHQGLWFYTLGQRHGLDIGGPGDAWYVAAKDMCSNVLRVVQGHDHPALMRNSAQVEELSWVEDHPSAFPFRCSAKTRYRQADQACTLSSVGPDRIEITFDQPQRAITPGQALVLYDDSRLIGGGVFCDLING; encoded by the coding sequence ATGCCTGAAAAGAACACGCCTGTTGTCGTAGGGATCTCCGGTGGTGTGGATTCATCGATTGCAGCCTGGCGGCTTAAGGAGCAAGGCCACGACGTCATCGGACTGTTCATGAAGAACTGGGAGGAAGACGACGACGAATCTTACTGTGCCGCAGCTGAGGATCTTGAAATCGCACAGCGTGTTTGCCGGCAGTTGGACGTTCCCCTGCATACCGTTAACTTTTCACACGAATACTGGGAAAGAGTTTTCAAGATCTTTCTTCAACAGTACCAAGCTGGACGCACACCCAACCCCGACGTACTGTGCAATCGAGAAATAAAATTTCGAGAGTTTCTGGACCATGCCGATCGACTCGGCGCCAAGTACATTGCAACCGGTCACTATGCTCAAATTGATTCAAACCGGGCCACTCTCTCTTTGCTCAAAGGAAATGACCCATGTAAAGACCAGTCATATTTCCTCTATACCCTCGGCCAGGCCGAACTGCAACACACTTTATTTCCGATTGGCGCCATGCTGAAATCTGAAGTACGCCAGAAAGCGCGGTCGCTCGGGCTGCCAAATGCAGACCGAAAAGACAGCACAGGCATCTGCTTTATCGGAGAACGGCGGTTCACCGACTTTCTCTCACGTTATCTGCCCCCCTGCCCCGGGCAGATCCGTACACTGGACAACACCGTGGTCGGTCAGCACCAGGGATTGTGGTTCTATACCCTAGGCCAGCGTCACGGCCTGGATATTGGCGGCCCTGGAGACGCCTGGTACGTTGCCGCCAAAGACATGTGTAGTAATGTACTTCGTGTTGTGCAGGGGCACGATCACCCGGCATTGATGCGGAACTCTGCACAGGTAGAAGAGCTCAGCTGGGTGGAAGACCATCCATCGGCCTTTCCGTTTCGCTGTTCGGCCAAGACCCGCTATCGCCAGGCCGATCAGGCGTGCACGTTGTCCAGTGTCGGCCCGGACAGAATCGAGATTACATTCGACCAGCCTCAAAGGGCCATTACACCCGGTCAGGCACTGGTGTTGTACGATGACAGTCGACTGATCGGCGGTGGGGTATTCTGCGACCTGATCAACGGGTGA